Part of the Streptomyces sp. RFCAC02 genome is shown below.
GACCGGGTCGCCGGGCCGCCCCGTCCCGCCGGCCGGCGTGGCGCTCCGTCCCCTGTTCGAGAGGCGGTCCTGGCCGCGCGACTTCGCCGACCGGCTCACCGCGCCGCTGCCGGGGCTGCGCACCCTCGCGCGGGCGGCCCGCCGGGGCGCGCTGCGGCCGCCGGCGGACGTCGTGCGCGGGGCGGCGGCCGGGCTGCCGTACGCGCCCGCGCCACTGCCGGCGGTGCCGCGCGGCGGTGTGGGCCTGACCTGGGCCGGGCACGCCAGCTTCGTCGTGCGCCTGGGCGGGCTCACGGTGCTGACGGACCCGGTCTGGTCACGGCGCATCCTCGCCACCCCGGCCCGCATCACCCCGGTCGGCGTGGACTGGGCGGACCTGCCGCCCGTGGACGCGGTGGTCATCTCGCACAACCACTTCGACCACCTGGACCTGCCGACGCTGCGGCGGCTGCCCAGCGGTACGCCGCTGTTCGTGCCGGCCGGGCTCGCGGCCTGGTGCCGCAGGCGCGGTTTCACGCACGTCACGGAGCTCGACTGGTGGGAGGCGGCGGAACTGCCGGCGCGCGAGGGGGGCGCCGTGCGGTTCGACTGCGTGCCCGCCGACCACTGGTCGAAGCGCACCCTGCTGGACACGTGCCGGTCGCTGTGGTGCGGCTGGGTGCTGACCTCGCCCGGCGGCCGGCGGGTCTACTTCGCCGGGGACACGGGGTACGGCGCGTTCCTCCCCGAGGTGGGCGAACGCTTCGGCGGGGTGGACGCAGCGCTGCTGCCGATCGGCGCGTACGACCCGCCGTGGCTGCTGCGGCCGGTCCACCTGAACCCGGAGGAGGCCGTGCGGGCCTTCGCCGACGTGGGGGCGCGCTTCATGCTGCCCATGCACTGGGCGACGTTCCTGCTGTCGGCGGAGGCGCCCCTCGAACCGCTGGTCAGGCTGCGGGCCGCCTGGCGCGCGGCCGGGCGGCCCTTCGACACGCTGTGGGACCTGCCGGTGGGCGGCTCACGCGTCCTGGCCGTCGGCGACTGAGCCGGTGGGCCGCCCGGGCGCGTACCACCGGCCCGTGCCGATGGAGCGCAGCCGCAGCGACGGGCCGAGCGGGTCGGGCGCCTCGCGTACCCCGCCCGCCTCGGGCTCCTGGCGGGGCGGGACGCCGTGGCGTATGCCGTGCGCGGCGTGGACTCCCTGGGCGAAATCACTGAACAGCCGGGTCAGTGCCCGGAATCCGCCGGTCATCGGACCTCTCCTCATCGCGTTGGTTCACTGGTCTGTGAAGTGACTCCGATGCTAGGCTTACAGATCTGTGAAGCGCAAGGGGGTCCATCCATGAGTTCCACCGGGACGGGCACGGACGGCCGTCTGACGCCGGGCGCCCGGCGCATCCTCGACGTGGCGTCGGAGCTGTTCTACCGGCGCGGCATCCACGCGGTCGGCGTGGACACCATCGCGGCCGAGTCGGGCGTCACCAAACGCACGCTCTACGACCGCTTCGGCTCGAAGGACGGGCTGCTGGTCGCCTACCTGGAAGAACGCGACCGGAACTGGCGCGACCGGATCGCCGAGGCCCTCCGCGCGGCCGACGGCGACGCGCTGCGCCGCGTCCTCGTGCCGTTCGAGGTGCTCCCCGGCTGGCTCGACCGCTCGGAGCGCGGCTGCAGCTTCATCAACGCCTTCGCCGAACTGCCCGAGCCCGACCACCCCGGGCGGCGCGTCGTCGTCGCCGAGAAGAAGTGGCTGCGCGACCTCTTCCGCACGACCCTGGCCGAGGCGGGCGCGGCCCGTCCCGACGACCTCGCCGTCCAGTTGCTGAGCCTGCACGAGGGCGCCATCGTCAGCTTCTCCATCGCGGGCGAGACGACGGCGGCCCGGTCCGCCGCGGCCGCCGCGCACACCCTGGTCGAGGCGGCCCTGCCGCGGGCCGGGGGCGTTCCCTGACGGTCCTCAGCCCGCGTCCGGCGCGGTGCGCTCCTCCGGCCCCGGCGCGCCCTGCGCCCGGTGCCCGCCGCCGTGGAACCGGCGCCACACCGGCGGCACGGCCGCGACCAGCACCGTCAGCACCAGCGCCGCCACCACGCCCTGCCACGGGTGCGGGAACAGCGCCCCGCCCAGCATCCCCAGCAGTTGGTAGGTGGCCGCCCACGCCAGCGCGGCGGGCAGGTCCGCCCGCAGGTAGACCCGCATCGGCATCTTCGCCAGCAGGCACGCCAGCATCACCGGGATACGGCCCGCAGGCACCAGCCGCGAGACGAGCAGCACGGCCGTGCTGCCCTGTGCGAGCCGCTCCTCGGCCCGCACCAGCCGGTCCGGCGCCACCTGGTCGTGCATGCGGTCGAGCCAGCGCGAGCCGTGCTCGGAACGCACCCCGCGCCGCCCCAGCCAGTACAGCGCCGCGTCCCCGAGGAACGCCGCCGACGTCGCCAGGCCGAACACGATCAGCGACGACAGCCACGGCGTCGAGTGGTGCAGCGACACGGCCGCCGCCGAACTCACCACCGCCCCCGTCGGCACCACCGGCACCAGGGCACCCAGCAGCACCAGCAGGAACAGCGACGGGTAGCCCGTCGCCTGCTGCGTCGACTCGGGCACCACCGACCCGACCGCCGACGCGTACTCCGCCGTCACCGACAGCGCCGTCACCCGGCCACCTCCAGCCGGACGCTCTCGCCGTGCCCGAGCCGGTGCACGGCCACCCCGGGCGCCATCCGCGCCGCGTGCCGCGCGAACTCGTCCCCCGGCGCGTGGAACTCCCAGGGCCGCACCGTCGTCATGCCGACCGGCCAGTAGGTGCCGTAGTGCACCGGCACGGCGGCGCGCGGGCGCAGCCGGGTCAGCGCCTCGGCGGCCCGCTCCGCGTCGAGGTGGCCGTGCCCGAGCCGGGGACCCCAGCCGCCGACCGGCAGCAGCGCCAGGTCGACCGGCCCGGCCTCCCGCGCCATCGCCTCGAACAGGTCCGTGTCGCCCGCGTAGTACGTGCGCGCCTCGCCCTCCACCACGTAACCGAGCGCCCGCACCCGGTCGGGGCCGAACGGCAGCCGCCGCCCGTCGTGCACCGCCGGGACCGCCCGTACGGTCAGCGCGCCCACCGCCACGCTGTCCCCCTCGGCGACCTCGCGCACGCGAAGCCTCCGGCACAGCCGCCGCAGCCGGGGCACGGCCCGCAGCGCCCCGCGCGGCACCAGCAGCGTCGTGCCGGGGGCGAGCAGGGCGAGCGACGGGACGTGCAGATGGTCCGCGTGCAGGTGGGAGATCACGGCCGCGTCGGGCCGCCGCGCCTCCGGGGTGGGCAGCGCGCCGCGCCGCCGCCGCAGATGCGCGCAGCGGCGGGTCAGCAGGGGATCGGTCAGTACGGTCGTACCGGAGTCGCGGAGCGTGACGGTGGCGTGTCCCCACCAGGTGATGTCCACCGGCACCGCACCAGCCCCTTCCGCCCGCCGGCGCCCTCCGGAAGCGCCGCGCACCCGCGTCCGTCTGCCCGGGCACACGCTCCAGGATGCCAGGAAGGGGCAGGCGGTCCGGGACAGAGGGGGAGCGATGTGGAGAATTGGTGGAGTGCGGAGGGCGGACAGGTGCGGGTGACGGCGTGGCGGACCGGCGGTGCGGTCCTGCTGCGCGTCCTCGTCGTGTGGGCGGTCAGCACGGCCACCCTCGCCGCGCTCGCCCTCGTCCTGCCCGACTTCTCGCTCCAGTCGCGGGACGGTGAGAGCTTCACGCGGGTCGGGCTGACGGCGGCTCTGGTCGCCGGCGTCTTCGGGTTCCTCAACGCCATCGTGTGGCCCTGGCTCGTCCGCGCGCTGCTCCTCGTGCCCGCGATAGCGCTCGGCCTGCTCGTCTTCCTCCTCAACAGCTGGCTGCTGCTGCTCGCCCTGCGCATCGTGCCGTCGAGCCACGGCGGGCTCGCCGCGGGGACCGCGGTGCTCGTCGCCGCCGTGGTGTCGACTGCGTCGTCGGCGACCAGCTCGTTCCTCGCCGTCCGCATCAGGGGGCAGCAGCGCAGGCGGCTGCGGCGCCTCGCCGGCTGGCGCGCCCTGCGCGGCGTCCCGGCCCGCAGCCGCGCCCCCGGCACCGTCTTCCTCCAGCTCGACGGCGTGGGGTACGACGTGCTGGCCGAGGCGGTGGCGGGACCCGCGCCGCTCATGCCGACCGTCGCCCGGCTGTGCGGCACGACGCACCGCCTCACGCCCTGGCGCACGGACTGGTCGAGCCAGACGGCCGCGGCCCAGCTCGCGATCCTGCACGGCAGCAACGATGACGTGCCCGCTTTCCGCTGGTACGAGAAGGAGACGGGCGAGGTCGTCGTCAGCAACCGGCCCTCGTCCGCCGCCGAGCTCCAGCGCCGCGCCGTCGCCCGCAGCGGCGGCCCCGGGCTCCTCCGCCACGACGGCGCGAGCCGCGGCAACCTGTTCACCGGCGGCGCGGGGCAGGTCGCCCTCGTCCTGTCGGTCGCGGCGCGGCGCGGCCGGGGGCAGCGCTCCCGTGCCGGGTACTTCGCGTACTTCTCCGACCCGGCCCACGCCGTGCGGACCGCCGCCTCCTTCCTCGCCGAACTGGTGCGTGAGCCGTGCCAGGCGCTGCGGGCACGGCTGCGCGGCGACCGGCCGCGCGTCGGGCGCGGCGGCCTCTATCCGCTGATCAGGGCGTTCGCGACGGTCGTGCAGCGCGACGTGGTGACGGCCGCCGTCGTCGGCGACGTGCTGAACGGGCGCACCGCCGTCTACGCCGACCTCGTCGCCTACGACGAGGTGGCCCACCACTCGGGGCCGCGCGGCAGCGACACCCGGCAGGTGCTGCGGCGGCTCGACCGGTGCGTCGGGCACGTCGCCGAGGCCATCGCGCACGCGCCGCGCCCCTACCACCTCGTGCTGCTGTCGGACCACGGGCAGAGCCGGGGCGCCACGTTCGAGGCCGCCCACGGCTGCTCGCTGGAGGAGCTGGTGCGGACCGGCTGCGGCCGGGCGCCCGCCGCCGGCACCCGTACGGTCCGGCGTCCCGAGGCCGGCGCGGAGGCGCGCGGCACGGCGCGCGCGGCGCTGCGCCGGCCGGAGAAGCCGCCGCGCGCGCTCGTCGAGGAGGGGGACGGCGCCGCGGGGACGCCGGTGCCCGCGGCCGGCCGCGGCGCGGCGCCGGTCGTCCTCGGCTCGGGGAACCTCGGGCTCGTCTCCTTCCCCGACCTGCCGGGGCGCGCGGACCGCGAGACGATCGAGGACCGCCATCCCGGGCTGCTGCGCGTGCTGACCGACCACCCGGGCATCGGCTTCGTCCTGGTGGACAGCGCGCGCCACGGTCCCGTGGTGCTGGGGGCGGGGGGATCGGAGTTCCGGCTGGAGAGCGGCGTCGTGGTGGGGGCCGATCCGCTGGCGCCGTTCGGCCCGGGAGCGGCGGCGGCCGTACGGCGGGCGGCGGCGTTCCCGCACGCCGCCGATCTGATGATCAACTCGTCGGTCGATCCGGACACCGGTGCCGTGCACGCGTTCGAGGAGCAGCTCGGCTGTCACGGCGGTCTCGGCGGCGAGCAGAACAGGGCGTTCCTGCTGTCGCCGCTCGCGCTGTCGCCGCCGGTGCCCGCGGTGCCGGGCGAGCCGTCCGGGGAACTCGTCGGCGCCGAGGCGGTCCACCGGGTGCTGCGGCGCTGGCTGCACGAGGCGATGATCCATCCGGCGCTCCCAGCGGAGGCACCGGAGCCCGCGGCACCGTAGCGTGGGGACAGCACGGTGCCGCGCGGATCGACGAGGAGTGTGGAGCGCCATGGCAGCGAAGCCGCTGACGGAGCAGGAGATCGACCGGGCACTGACGGGCCTGTCCGGCTGGACGGCGGAGGACGGCCGCCTCGTGCGCGGCTACGGCATGCCGAACCACCTGGCGGCCGTCGCGCTGCTGGTGCACATCGCGTCGATCCAGGAGGAGCTGAACCACCACGCCGACCTCACGGTCACCTACGACCGGGTCGGTGTCTCCGTGACGACGCACAGCGCCGGCGGCCGGCTCACCGACCTGGATGTGCGGCTGGCCGGCCGGATCGAGGAGATCGCCCCGGCGCACGGGGCCGTCTAGACACCTGGTCGGGACGGCCCTGTGCGCCGGGGCGTGGCCGGTCACGGCCAGTCGGCCTCGTCGGGGTCGGCGCCGAAGCGGGTGTCGCGGTTCAGCCCCGCGAACGCCGCCATGTCCTCGTCGTCCAGGGCGAAGCCGAAGACGTCGAGGTTCTCCCTGATGCGGGCGGGCGTGACCGACTTCGGGATGGTGACGAAGCCGGACTGCACGTGCCAGCGCAGCACGGTCTGCGCCGGAGTCCTGCCGTGCTTGGCGGCGATGCGCGTGATCACCGGGTCGTCGAGGAGGCCCTTGCCGGAGCCGAGGGGGGAGTAGGCCTCGGTGACGATGCCAAGATCCGCGTGCACGGCCCGGGTCTCCTCCTGCTGGAGGTAGGGGTGCAGCTCGATCTGGTTGATGGTCGGCACGATGCCCGTCTCGTCCTTCAGCCGCCGCAGGTGGGCCGGCTTGAAGTTGGAGACGCCGATCGCGCGGACCCGGCCGCTGTCCCGCAGCTCGGTGAACGCCCGCAGGATCGTCAGGTAGTCGTCCCGCATGGGGCGCGGCCAGTGGATGAGGTACAGGTCGAGCCGGTCGAGGCCGAGGCGGGCGAGGGACGCGTCGAACGCGCGCAGGACCTCGTCCCTGGTCCAGGTGATGGTGCGGCTGTTCCACAGCTTCGTGGTGACGAACAGCTCGTCTCTCGGCAGGCCGCAGGCGGCGAGCGCCCGGCCGGTGCCCTCCTCGTTGCCGTAGATCTGGGCCGTGTCGATGCTGCGGTACCCGGCCCGCAGCGCCTCGCCGACGGCGGTCTCCGCCTGGTCGTCGGGCACCTGCCACACGCCGAAGCCGAGCTGCGGCATCGCGACGCCGTCGGCGAGCGTGACGAGGGGGACCGGAGAAGCGGTACTCACGTGCTGTTCTTTCCTTCTCTGATCGATGATGGTCGCTGAGCGACCATGGGTGATGGACTTTCGCTCTTCTTCTATCGTTTTCTATCGTCCATTCGGTGATGACCGTACCTGTGTCCTCCCCGCCGTTCCCGGTGCCGCTCCGCCGACCCGCCGGCCCGGCCCAGGAGGGGTGAGGAGAGAATGTCCGCCATGCGCAGACTGGCCCGGTTCGTCGACCCCTTCATCGTGCTGCTGCTCGGCACGGTCGTCCTGGCCGCGCTGCTGCCGGCGAGCGGCCCGGCGGCCGTCGCCGCCGACCGCACGGCCACCGTCCTCATCGGCCTGCTGTTCTTCCTGTACGGCGCGCGGCTCTCCCCGCGGGAGGCCATGGACGGACTGCGGCACTGGCGGCTGCACCTCACGATCATCACCTGCACCTTCGCCGTCTTCCCGCTCCTCGGGCTCGCGGCACGGGGGCTCGTCCCCTGGCTCCTCCCGGACAACCTCTACGACGGCCTGCTCTTCCTGTGCCTCGTGCCGTCGACGGTGCAGTCGTCCATAGCCTTCACCTCCATGGCCGGGGGGAACGTCCCCGCCGCGATAGCCGCCGGCTCGTTCTCCAGCCTCCTCGGCATCCTCGTCACACCGCTGCTGGCCGCCGCACTCATCGGCGCGAGCGGCGGCTTCTCCGCCGACTCCCTGCTGGCCATCGTCTGCCAGCTCCTGCTGCCCTTCGTCGCCGGGCAGCTCCTGCGCCGCTGGATCGGCGGCTTCGTGAAACGGCACAAACCGACGCTGTCGCTGGTGGACCGGGGCTCCATCCTCGTGGTCGTCTACGCCGCCTTCAGCGAGGGCATGACGGCCGGCGTCTGGAGCGAGGTGAGCTGGCCCCGCCTCGTCGCCCTGCTCGGCGTCCAGGGCGTCCTGCTCACGATCATGCTCACGCTCACCGGGTACGGGGCGCGGCGCCTCGGGTTCGGCCGCGCCGACCGGCTCGCGATCGTCTTCGCCGGGTCGAAGAAGTCCCTCGCCTCGGGACTCCCCATGGCCGGGGTGATCTTCACCGAGCACACCGCGCTCGCCGTGCTGCCGCTGATGATGTTCCACCAGCTCCAGCTCATCGTGTGCGCGGTGCTCGCGCGGCGCTGGGGACGGTCCGCCGACGCGCCCGCCGCCGCTCCTCAGGACGCCGGGGCCGGAGCCGGGGCGGCGAGCACGAGCCGTTCCGCGCCGGCGTAGACGTTCATCGACGCGCCGCGCAGGAAACCCACCAGCGTCAGACCCGCCTCCTGCGCCAGGTCGACGGCCAGCGCGGAGGGCGCGGAGACCGCGGCGAGCACCGGCACACCCGCCATCACGGCCTTCTGCGCCAGCTCGAACGACGCACGCCCTGACACCAGCAGCACCGCGTCCCGCAGCGGCAGCAGCCCCCGCTCCAGGGCACGCCCCACCAGCTTGTCCACCGCGTTGTGCCGGCCGACGTCCTCCCGCGCGTCCAGCAGCTCGCCGTCCCCGGAGAACAGCCCCGCCGCGTGCAGCCCGCCCGTCCGCGCGAACACGCGCTGCGCCGCCCGCAACCGGTCCGGCAGCGCCGCGAGCGTCTCCGGCGCGAGACGCGGGCCGCCCGCCAGGGGCAGCGGCCAGCGGGCCGTCGTGCGCACCGCGTCCAGGCTGGCCTTGCCGCACACACCGCACGACGAGGTCGTGTACACGTTGCGCTCCAGGGACGCGGCGGGCGGCGCCACCCCGTCGGCCAGCCGCACGTCCACGACGTTGTACGTGTTGCGGCCGTCGTCGTCCGCGGCGCCCGCGCAGTAGGTGACCCGCGCGACCTCGGCCCGGCCGGCGATCACCCCCTCCGACACCAGGAAGCCCGCGGCCAGCGCGAAGTCGTCCCCCGGGGTCCGCATCGTCACGGCGAGCGGACGCCCGTTCACCCGGATCTCCAGCGGTTCCTCGCCCACCAGGGTGTCGGCGCGCTCTGACACGGCGCCGTTCCTGACCCGGACGGTGCGGCGGCGTTCGGTGACCCTTCCCATGCCGCCATCATGCCCCCGCGCGGCGCCGGCCGCGCCGCGCGGGGGCGGACGGGGCCGTCAGTCCCGCACGCGCAGGCTCTCGGGCGGGCCGAGGTAGCTCGGGCGCAGGCCGCCGGTGTCCACCACCAGCTTCTGCAGGACGACGGTCGGGTCGACCATCCAGAACTTCAGGGTGTGCCGGCCCGGCCCGTCGATCGTGTGGGTCGTGCGGGTCAGGTTCACGTTGTCGGACGTGTTCCGCTCCCACTGCCGGTTCATGGTCGTGTCGTCCGCGCCGGTGACCTCGGTGACGTTCACCCGCTGCGGATCGTCGTCGTCGAACGAGACCGCGTAGGTGAGGCCGTCCGTCGGCAGCACGTTGTTGCGCGGCGACAGGTACGCCAGCACGGTCACCTCGCCCGGCGTGA
Proteins encoded:
- a CDS encoding 4a-hydroxytetrahydrobiopterin dehydratase; the protein is MAAKPLTEQEIDRALTGLSGWTAEDGRLVRGYGMPNHLAAVALLVHIASIQEELNHHADLTVTYDRVGVSVTTHSAGGRLTDLDVRLAGRIEEIAPAHGAV
- a CDS encoding MBL fold metallo-hydrolase; protein product: MPVDITWWGHATVTLRDSGTTVLTDPLLTRRCAHLRRRRGALPTPEARRPDAAVISHLHADHLHVPSLALLAPGTTLLVPRGALRAVPRLRRLCRRLRVREVAEGDSVAVGALTVRAVPAVHDGRRLPFGPDRVRALGYVVEGEARTYYAGDTDLFEAMAREAGPVDLALLPVGGWGPRLGHGHLDAERAAEALTRLRPRAAVPVHYGTYWPVGMTTVRPWEFHAPGDEFARHAARMAPGVAVHRLGHGESVRLEVAG
- a CDS encoding aldo/keto reductase; the protein is MPQLGFGVWQVPDDQAETAVGEALRAGYRSIDTAQIYGNEEGTGRALAACGLPRDELFVTTKLWNSRTITWTRDEVLRAFDASLARLGLDRLDLYLIHWPRPMRDDYLTILRAFTELRDSGRVRAIGVSNFKPAHLRRLKDETGIVPTINQIELHPYLQQEETRAVHADLGIVTEAYSPLGSGKGLLDDPVITRIAAKHGRTPAQTVLRWHVQSGFVTIPKSVTPARIRENLDVFGFALDDEDMAAFAGLNRDTRFGADPDEADWP
- the fdhD gene encoding formate dehydrogenase accessory sulfurtransferase FdhD; protein product: MGRVTERRRTVRVRNGAVSERADTLVGEEPLEIRVNGRPLAVTMRTPGDDFALAAGFLVSEGVIAGRAEVARVTYCAGAADDDGRNTYNVVDVRLADGVAPPAASLERNVYTTSSCGVCGKASLDAVRTTARWPLPLAGGPRLAPETLAALPDRLRAAQRVFARTGGLHAAGLFSGDGELLDAREDVGRHNAVDKLVGRALERGLLPLRDAVLLVSGRASFELAQKAVMAGVPVLAAVSAPSALAVDLAQEAGLTLVGFLRGASMNVYAGAERLVLAAPAPAPAS
- a CDS encoding bile acid:sodium symporter family protein; this encodes MSAMRRLARFVDPFIVLLLGTVVLAALLPASGPAAVAADRTATVLIGLLFFLYGARLSPREAMDGLRHWRLHLTIITCTFAVFPLLGLAARGLVPWLLPDNLYDGLLFLCLVPSTVQSSIAFTSMAGGNVPAAIAAGSFSSLLGILVTPLLAAALIGASGGFSADSLLAIVCQLLLPFVAGQLLRRWIGGFVKRHKPTLSLVDRGSILVVVYAAFSEGMTAGVWSEVSWPRLVALLGVQGVLLTIMLTLTGYGARRLGFGRADRLAIVFAGSKKSLASGLPMAGVIFTEHTALAVLPLMMFHQLQLIVCAVLARRWGRSADAPAAAPQDAGAGAGAASTSRSAPA
- a CDS encoding TetR/AcrR family transcriptional regulator — protein: MSSTGTGTDGRLTPGARRILDVASELFYRRGIHAVGVDTIAAESGVTKRTLYDRFGSKDGLLVAYLEERDRNWRDRIAEALRAADGDALRRVLVPFEVLPGWLDRSERGCSFINAFAELPEPDHPGRRVVVAEKKWLRDLFRTTLAEAGAARPDDLAVQLLSLHEGAIVSFSIAGETTAARSAAAAAHTLVEAALPRAGGVP
- a CDS encoding alkaline phosphatase family protein, producing MRVTAWRTGGAVLLRVLVVWAVSTATLAALALVLPDFSLQSRDGESFTRVGLTAALVAGVFGFLNAIVWPWLVRALLLVPAIALGLLVFLLNSWLLLLALRIVPSSHGGLAAGTAVLVAAVVSTASSATSSFLAVRIRGQQRRRLRRLAGWRALRGVPARSRAPGTVFLQLDGVGYDVLAEAVAGPAPLMPTVARLCGTTHRLTPWRTDWSSQTAAAQLAILHGSNDDVPAFRWYEKETGEVVVSNRPSSAAELQRRAVARSGGPGLLRHDGASRGNLFTGGAGQVALVLSVAARRGRGQRSRAGYFAYFSDPAHAVRTAASFLAELVREPCQALRARLRGDRPRVGRGGLYPLIRAFATVVQRDVVTAAVVGDVLNGRTAVYADLVAYDEVAHHSGPRGSDTRQVLRRLDRCVGHVAEAIAHAPRPYHLVLLSDHGQSRGATFEAAHGCSLEELVRTGCGRAPAAGTRTVRRPEAGAEARGTARAALRRPEKPPRALVEEGDGAAGTPVPAAGRGAAPVVLGSGNLGLVSFPDLPGRADRETIEDRHPGLLRVLTDHPGIGFVLVDSARHGPVVLGAGGSEFRLESGVVVGADPLAPFGPGAAAAVRRAAAFPHAADLMINSSVDPDTGAVHAFEEQLGCHGGLGGEQNRAFLLSPLALSPPVPAVPGEPSGELVGAEAVHRVLRRWLHEAMIHPALPAEAPEPAAP
- a CDS encoding MBL fold metallo-hydrolase encodes the protein MSDLTGSPGRPVPPAGVALRPLFERRSWPRDFADRLTAPLPGLRTLARAARRGALRPPADVVRGAAAGLPYAPAPLPAVPRGGVGLTWAGHASFVVRLGGLTVLTDPVWSRRILATPARITPVGVDWADLPPVDAVVISHNHFDHLDLPTLRRLPSGTPLFVPAGLAAWCRRRGFTHVTELDWWEAAELPAREGGAVRFDCVPADHWSKRTLLDTCRSLWCGWVLTSPGGRRVYFAGDTGYGAFLPEVGERFGGVDAALLPIGAYDPPWLLRPVHLNPEEAVRAFADVGARFMLPMHWATFLLSAEAPLEPLVRLRAAWRAAGRPFDTLWDLPVGGSRVLAVGD
- a CDS encoding VTT domain-containing protein; this encodes MSVTAEYASAVGSVVPESTQQATGYPSLFLLVLLGALVPVVPTGAVVSSAAAVSLHHSTPWLSSLIVFGLATSAAFLGDAALYWLGRRGVRSEHGSRWLDRMHDQVAPDRLVRAEERLAQGSTAVLLVSRLVPAGRIPVMLACLLAKMPMRVYLRADLPAALAWAATYQLLGMLGGALFPHPWQGVVAALVLTVLVAAVPPVWRRFHGGGHRAQGAPGPEERTAPDAG